In a genomic window of Sporosarcina trichiuri:
- the mltG gene encoding endolytic transglycosylase MltG: protein MAKGSKKEVMFERMQEQKREVRTVRKIVLWIALAIILVTAITGFFGYRYIKSALQPMDENTEKTVQVEIPIGSGLDTISDILEEKGLVKNSRIFKYYAKVNNEADFQAGTYELSAAMTPDELLQSLKTGKVYRTPVFTMTIPEGLTVDQIAERVAAKTDITAEEFMDYVDADATIENLQAAYPEIITDEVKNEEIRHPLEGYLFPATYPFYEEKPTVQTIVETMVDGTQANVTPYLATLEEQKKSVHWLLTFASLLEREATAQADRQTIASVFNNRLEAEMPLQTDPTVLYSLGEHKDKVTHKDLEVKNAYNTYQNKGLPPGPIAAPGAESIEAVIDPSDTGYFYFLADKTGKNHFAKTYDDHLKLKAKYIDGK from the coding sequence ATGGCGAAAGGGTCAAAAAAGGAAGTCATGTTCGAACGAATGCAAGAGCAGAAGAGAGAAGTCCGCACTGTCCGCAAGATCGTATTGTGGATTGCTCTGGCGATTATTCTGGTTACCGCCATAACAGGATTTTTCGGATACCGATACATAAAAAGTGCACTGCAGCCGATGGATGAAAACACCGAGAAGACCGTGCAGGTGGAAATCCCCATAGGATCAGGGCTCGATACGATCTCCGATATACTGGAGGAAAAAGGGCTGGTCAAAAACTCCAGGATCTTCAAGTATTATGCGAAAGTGAATAACGAAGCGGATTTCCAGGCCGGTACGTACGAGCTCTCGGCTGCAATGACGCCGGATGAGCTGCTGCAGAGTCTGAAGACAGGGAAAGTCTACCGGACTCCTGTATTCACGATGACAATCCCTGAAGGCCTGACGGTCGATCAGATCGCGGAACGGGTAGCAGCGAAAACGGATATCACGGCTGAGGAATTCATGGATTATGTCGATGCGGATGCGACGATCGAGAACTTGCAGGCCGCCTATCCTGAAATCATCACGGACGAGGTCAAGAACGAAGAGATCCGGCATCCGCTTGAAGGCTATCTGTTCCCGGCGACCTATCCGTTCTACGAGGAAAAGCCGACCGTCCAGACGATCGTGGAGACAATGGTCGACGGCACGCAGGCGAATGTGACGCCATATCTTGCCACTCTTGAAGAGCAGAAGAAATCCGTCCACTGGCTTCTGACATTCGCCTCCCTGCTGGAGAGGGAAGCGACAGCGCAGGCGGACCGGCAGACGATTGCAAGTGTGTTCAACAACCGTCTGGAGGCCGAGATGCCGCTGCAGACGGATCCGACCGTCCTGTATTCACTCGGTGAGCATAAGGACAAAGTGACCCATAAGGACCTCGAAGTGAAGAACGCTTACAATACGTATCAGAACAAAGGACTTCCGCCCGGTCCGATCGCCGCTCCGGGGGCTGAATCGATCGAAGCGGTCATCGATCCGTCCGATACGGGCTATTTCTACTTCCTGGCTGACAAGACAGGGAAGAACCATTTTGCCAAGACGTATGACGACCACCTGAAACTGAAAGCGAAATATATCGACGGCAAGTAA
- the ruvX gene encoding Holliday junction resolvase RuvX, with product MKVMGLDVGSKTVGVAVSDAMGWTAQGIETIKIDESIGNFGMKRIKELVKEHDISSFVVGYPKNMNNTAGPRAEASERYAKALEEKFGLPAILWDERMTTMAAERMLIEADVSRKKRKTVIDKMAAVMILQGYLDSKN from the coding sequence GTGAAGGTGATGGGGCTGGACGTAGGCTCCAAAACCGTCGGTGTGGCGGTCAGTGACGCCATGGGCTGGACTGCCCAGGGCATCGAGACCATCAAGATCGATGAAAGCATCGGAAACTTCGGCATGAAACGGATAAAGGAGCTTGTGAAGGAGCATGATATCAGTTCCTTCGTCGTCGGCTATCCGAAGAATATGAACAACACGGCAGGCCCGCGTGCTGAGGCATCCGAACGGTATGCAAAGGCACTCGAAGAGAAGTTCGGGCTGCCGGCCATATTGTGGGACGAGCGTATGACGACGATGGCTGCGGAACGGATGCTGATCGAAGCGGATGTCAGCCGGAAGAAACGCAAGACAGTCATCGATAAGATGGCAGCTGTCATGATTCTGCAAGGATATCTTGACTCAAAAAACTAG
- a CDS encoding DUF1292 domain-containing protein, with product MEHGMETMTIVDENGTEHVCEVIFTFESEDYGKSYVLYHVLGDEPKDDDEEIEIFASSFVPSEDGEDGDLMPVETDEEWEMIEEVFGTFLDEQDEEDE from the coding sequence ATGGAACACGGAATGGAAACAATGACTATTGTCGATGAAAACGGAACGGAGCATGTGTGCGAAGTGATTTTCACATTTGAATCCGAAGATTATGGAAAATCATATGTCCTGTACCACGTACTCGGTGACGAGCCGAAAGATGACGACGAGGAGATCGAAATCTTCGCTTCCAGCTTCGTCCCTTCAGAAGACGGGGAAGACGGCGATCTGATGCCTGTCGAAACCGACGAAGAGTGGGAAATGATCGAAGAAGTTTTCGGTACATTCCTTGACGAGCAGGACGAAGAAGACGAGTAA
- a CDS encoding IreB family regulatory phosphoprotein — protein sequence MNSYDKTMKFNFPEESMEQEVQQVMLHVYRALEEKGYNPINQLVGYLLSGDPAYIPRHEDARNMIRKLERDEILEELVKFYIRENGGGAK from the coding sequence GTGAATTCATATGACAAAACGATGAAGTTCAATTTTCCTGAGGAATCGATGGAGCAGGAAGTGCAGCAGGTCATGCTCCATGTTTACAGAGCATTAGAGGAAAAAGGATACAATCCCATCAATCAGCTTGTTGGCTATTTGCTTTCAGGCGATCCTGCTTACATTCCGCGTCATGAGGATGCTCGCAACATGATCCGCAAATTGGAACGGGATGAGATACTGGAGGAACTGGTCAAGTTCTATATCCGTGAAAACGGAGGCGGTGCGAAGTGA